A genome region from Chlorobaculum tepidum TLS includes the following:
- the hypF gene encoding carbamoyltransferase HypF, protein MAENEARGALSGLSQRERRRIEVRGIVQGVGFRPFVWRLAHQLDLAGFVRNASSGVVIEVEGKPDALDRFETALRSEAPPLARIDSIDRHSIPPSVCGEPGFIIPESSGGEAMQTLISPDIATCPACLADIADPAGRRYRYAFTNCTDCGPRYTIVERIPYDRPFTTMKRFELCPDCQREYNDPGDRRFHAQPNACPACGPKLELCDAVGVRLAVGDEITAAGELLAGGKILAIKGIGGFHLAVDASNEAAVRRLRSRKGREEKPFAVMVRDLAAARALCDISPEEKAALASPQAPIVLLRARQGLSLAPSIAPGNDRLGVMLPYSPLHWLLLREGPKVLVMTSANFSEEPLVADNAEALERLAGIADAFLMHDRPIARRCDDSVVMSMAGAVRLIRRSRGYAPAPVRLAESGPPVLGTGGELKSALCLVKGGEAFMSQHIGDMKNYEAYRHFDDVAAHLQRIFQTEAELLVHDQHPAYMTTRWALEQGKPTLGVQHHHAHLASCLAEHQHSGPAIGLTLDGAGYGTDGTVWGGEVLIGDAARAMRFASLEPMPLPGGDVAVRQVWRTALGWLHRSGVSPEGLECFRQPQSAQVLELLRKEVGTSESSSCGRLFDAVASICGLRHEARYEGQAAIELMQAAGGRIAEAGYRFGFERKPNRWLMLISPMLRDIAAAVRAGASSTEISRHFHRTLVGIFSEITRMAYLETGLKTVVLSGGVFQNQLLTETLARELESNGYQVLMHAQVPTSDGGISLGQAVIGREFLRGSYRGVDN, encoded by the coding sequence ATGGCTGAAAACGAAGCTCGCGGCGCTCTGAGCGGTTTGTCTCAACGTGAGCGCCGCCGGATCGAGGTTCGCGGCATCGTGCAGGGGGTGGGCTTCCGTCCCTTCGTCTGGCGGCTTGCTCATCAGCTCGATCTGGCTGGATTTGTCCGCAATGCAAGTTCCGGCGTGGTGATCGAGGTCGAGGGCAAGCCGGACGCACTCGACCGCTTCGAGACCGCCCTGCGCAGCGAAGCTCCGCCTTTGGCCCGCATCGATTCGATTGATCGCCACAGTATCCCCCCGTCCGTCTGCGGTGAACCGGGATTCATCATCCCGGAATCCTCCGGCGGCGAAGCGATGCAGACGCTCATTTCGCCCGACATCGCCACCTGCCCGGCCTGCCTTGCCGACATCGCTGACCCCGCCGGGCGGCGCTACCGTTACGCCTTCACCAACTGCACCGACTGCGGTCCGCGCTACACCATCGTCGAGCGCATTCCCTACGACCGCCCCTTTACTACGATGAAGCGCTTCGAGCTTTGTCCCGACTGCCAAAGAGAGTACAATGACCCCGGCGACCGCCGCTTCCACGCCCAACCCAATGCCTGCCCGGCGTGCGGCCCAAAGCTCGAACTGTGCGATGCGGTGGGCGTCCGGCTGGCGGTTGGCGACGAGATTACGGCGGCGGGCGAGCTTTTGGCGGGCGGGAAGATTCTGGCAATCAAGGGGATCGGCGGCTTTCATCTCGCCGTCGATGCCTCGAACGAGGCGGCTGTCCGGCGTCTCCGAAGCCGCAAGGGGCGCGAGGAAAAGCCGTTTGCCGTGATGGTGCGCGACCTCGCCGCCGCTCGCGCGCTGTGCGACATCAGCCCGGAAGAGAAGGCCGCGCTCGCCTCGCCGCAAGCGCCCATTGTGCTGCTGCGCGCGCGTCAAGGTTTGTCGCTCGCCCCGTCCATCGCGCCCGGCAACGACCGGCTCGGCGTGATGCTGCCCTACTCGCCGCTGCACTGGCTGCTCTTGCGGGAAGGTCCGAAGGTACTCGTGATGACCAGCGCGAACTTCAGCGAGGAGCCGCTCGTCGCCGATAACGCCGAGGCGCTTGAACGGCTGGCTGGCATCGCCGATGCGTTCTTGATGCACGACCGGCCAATCGCCCGGCGCTGCGACGACTCGGTGGTGATGTCGATGGCCGGAGCGGTGCGCCTGATTCGCCGCAGCCGTGGCTACGCGCCCGCACCGGTCAGGCTCGCCGAGAGCGGTCCGCCGGTGCTCGGCACGGGGGGCGAGCTGAAGAGCGCGCTCTGCCTCGTGAAGGGCGGCGAAGCGTTCATGAGTCAGCATATCGGCGACATGAAAAACTACGAAGCGTACCGCCACTTTGACGACGTAGCCGCGCACCTGCAACGCATTTTTCAGACGGAAGCCGAGCTGCTGGTGCACGACCAGCACCCCGCCTACATGACCACGCGCTGGGCGCTGGAGCAGGGTAAACCGACGCTTGGCGTGCAGCACCACCATGCGCACCTCGCTTCGTGTCTTGCCGAGCACCAGCACAGCGGCCCCGCCATCGGTCTCACGCTCGACGGCGCTGGCTACGGCACGGACGGCACGGTGTGGGGCGGCGAAGTGCTGATTGGCGACGCCGCCAGAGCGATGCGCTTCGCCTCGCTGGAACCGATGCCCCTGCCCGGCGGCGACGTGGCTGTGCGGCAAGTCTGGCGAACAGCCCTCGGCTGGCTCCACCGCAGCGGCGTGTCGCCAGAGGGCCTTGAGTGCTTCCGGCAGCCGCAGTCGGCGCAGGTGCTTGAACTGCTTCGCAAAGAAGTTGGCACTTCGGAAAGCTCAAGCTGCGGGCGCCTTTTCGACGCCGTCGCCTCGATCTGCGGATTGCGGCACGAAGCCCGCTACGAAGGCCAGGCCGCCATCGAGCTGATGCAGGCGGCAGGCGGCCGAATCGCTGAAGCAGGCTACCGTTTCGGCTTCGAGCGGAAGCCTAACCGGTGGCTGATGCTCATTTCGCCCATGCTCCGCGACATCGCTGCCGCCGTCCGCGCTGGCGCGAGCTCCACGGAGATTTCTCGCCACTTTCACCGAACACTGGTTGGTATTTTTTCAGAAATTACGCGCATGGCCTATCTTGAAACCGGTCTCAAAACTGTTGTGTTAAGCGGTGGCGTATTCCAGAACCAGCTTCTGACTGAAACGCTTGCTCGCGAACTCGAAAGCAACGGCTACCAAGTGCTGATGCACGCACAAGTGCCAACCAGCGATGGCGGCATAAGCTTGGGGCAGGCGGTTATTGGGCGGGAGTTTTTGCGCGGTAGCTACCGAGGAGTTGATAATTGA
- a CDS encoding aspartate carbamoyltransferase catalytic subunit, with the protein MNHLTGLFGLPASTLVELLDLATGYREGLNREPETFAPLLSNRRIALVFFENSTRTRFSFELAARHLGAGTLSFTAASSSVSKGETLSDTIRNLEAMKVDAFVLRHPSSGAAEFVASITKRPVINAGDGTHEHPTQALLDLLTLREYFGKIEGLKIMILGDILHSRVARSNIIGLKTLGAEIAVCAPTTLLPGRIDQLGVRVFTGIDEALAWADAAIVLRLQLERATGGYIPSLEEYSASYGLTDEKLDRLKRLMPVLHPGPINREIEISNLVADRIQPPGYSSSMLMEQVTNGVAVRMAVLHRLLAK; encoded by the coding sequence TTGAACCACCTCACGGGACTTTTCGGATTACCGGCAAGCACGCTGGTCGAACTGCTCGACCTTGCCACCGGTTACAGGGAGGGGCTCAACCGAGAGCCTGAAACCTTCGCCCCGCTGCTCTCGAACCGTCGAATCGCCCTTGTTTTCTTCGAGAATTCCACCCGCACCCGCTTTTCGTTCGAGCTCGCCGCACGGCACCTCGGCGCGGGGACACTGAGCTTCACGGCGGCGTCGAGCAGCGTCAGCAAAGGCGAAACGCTCTCGGACACCATCCGGAACCTCGAAGCGATGAAGGTTGATGCCTTCGTTTTGCGCCACCCGTCGTCGGGCGCGGCGGAGTTCGTAGCCTCGATCACCAAGCGGCCCGTCATCAACGCCGGAGACGGCACGCACGAGCATCCGACGCAGGCCTTGCTCGACCTCCTCACCCTCCGCGAATATTTCGGAAAGATCGAGGGCCTGAAGATCATGATCCTCGGCGACATTCTGCACAGCCGCGTTGCGCGGTCGAACATCATCGGCCTGAAAACGCTTGGCGCGGAAATCGCCGTCTGCGCCCCCACGACGCTTCTGCCGGGCCGCATCGACCAGCTCGGCGTGCGGGTCTTCACCGGCATCGACGAGGCGCTCGCCTGGGCCGACGCGGCCATCGTGCTGCGGCTTCAGCTCGAACGCGCCACCGGAGGCTACATTCCGTCGCTCGAAGAGTATTCGGCCTCGTACGGCCTGACCGACGAAAAGCTCGACCGCCTGAAACGGCTGATGCCGGTGCTCCATCCGGGGCCGATCAACCGCGAAATCGAAATCTCGAACCTGGTGGCCGACCGCATCCAGCCACCTGGCTATTCAAGCAGTATGCTGATGGAGCAGGTGACCAACGGCGTGGCCGTGCGCATGGCCGTGCTGCACCGGCTGCTGGCCAAGTGA
- a CDS encoding HypC/HybG/HupF family hydrogenase formation chaperone — protein sequence MCLAIPGQVIEIREENGLKMGTVDISGALTKACLEYVPEIAIGQYTIVHAGFALKIIDEKEAAESLKLWDELIKSGAFDVDGELPPSPIQKPEA from the coding sequence ATGTGCCTCGCAATACCCGGACAAGTCATAGAAATCCGCGAAGAGAACGGCCTGAAAATGGGCACGGTGGACATCAGCGGCGCGCTCACGAAAGCGTGCCTTGAGTATGTACCGGAGATCGCCATTGGCCAGTACACCATTGTCCACGCGGGTTTCGCGCTGAAGATCATCGATGAAAAGGAGGCTGCCGAGAGCCTCAAGCTTTGGGACGAGCTCATCAAAAGCGGCGCATTTGACGTTGACGGCGAACTTCCGCCGTCGCCCATCCAGAAGCCGGAAGCATGA
- the hypE gene encoding hydrogenase expression/formation protein HypE, with product MTMQLSCPSPILRHETVQMAHGAGGRLSQELTARVFMPHLGNPVLDQLDDQARFEAEPGRIAFTTDTYVVSPIFFPGGNIGDLAVNGTVNDLAVGGAVPRYLSAGFVLEEGLPLSELERIVKSMADAARKAGVVIACGDTKVVQKGQCDRIFINTSGVGFIPPGRDVSCRNLRPGDAVLLSGTIGDHGMAILTTREGLSFQSRIQSDSAALNGMIADLLAAAPNLHAMRDPTRGGVAATLNELALSSSVGIELDEATIPVREEVRGAAELLGIDPLAVANEGKMLVVVPAAEADAALAAMRLHEHGREAAVIGKVTEEHPGMVVMRTPFGSRRIVEMPLGEQLPRIC from the coding sequence ATGACCATGCAACTGAGCTGCCCTTCGCCGATTCTTCGGCATGAAACCGTCCAGATGGCTCATGGTGCGGGCGGGCGTTTGTCGCAGGAGCTGACGGCGCGGGTGTTCATGCCGCATCTCGGCAATCCGGTGCTCGACCAGCTCGACGACCAGGCGCGGTTCGAGGCCGAGCCGGGGCGCATCGCCTTTACCACCGACACCTACGTCGTCTCGCCGATCTTTTTTCCCGGCGGGAACATCGGTGACCTCGCGGTTAACGGCACGGTGAACGACCTCGCCGTCGGCGGCGCCGTGCCGCGCTACCTCAGCGCCGGGTTCGTGCTCGAAGAGGGGCTGCCGCTCTCGGAGCTCGAACGGATCGTCAAAAGCATGGCCGACGCCGCGCGGAAGGCCGGGGTGGTCATCGCGTGCGGCGACACCAAAGTGGTGCAGAAAGGGCAGTGCGACCGGATTTTCATCAACACCTCCGGCGTCGGCTTCATCCCGCCGGGCCGCGACGTGTCGTGCCGCAACCTCCGCCCCGGCGATGCGGTGCTGCTTTCCGGCACCATCGGCGACCACGGCATGGCGATCCTCACCACCCGCGAGGGCCTCTCTTTCCAGAGCCGCATCCAGAGCGACTCCGCCGCCCTGAACGGCATGATCGCCGACCTGCTCGCCGCCGCGCCAAACCTCCACGCCATGCGCGACCCCACTCGCGGCGGCGTGGCGGCCACGCTCAACGAACTCGCCTTATCGTCATCGGTCGGCATCGAACTCGACGAAGCCACAATCCCCGTGCGCGAAGAGGTGCGCGGAGCCGCCGAACTGCTCGGCATCGACCCGCTCGCCGTTGCCAACGAAGGCAAAATGCTCGTTGTCGTTCCCGCCGCCGAAGCCGACGCGGCGCTCGCCGCCATGCGCTTGCACGAGCATGGACGCGAGGCCGCCGTCATCGGCAAGGTCACCGAAGAGCACCCCGGCATGGTGGTGATGCGCACGCCCTTCGGCAGCCGCCGCATTGTCGAAATGCCCCTCGGCGAGCAGTTGCCGCGGATTTGCTGA
- a CDS encoding TPM domain-containing protein, with amino-acid sequence MDGHSKNHCSPVGRYFPMPLDRRFLPGWLAFLALLAICVFPLMAKAAGVPALVGRVNDYAGMISPQARSIIDQKLKALEAEDGTQVAVLTVPSLDGQPIEEFSIKVAEAWKIGQKGRDNGILFIVSKNDRAMRIEVGYGLEGRLTDLQAGRITRDVIKPAFKSGDYDKGFIDGVDAIVASVKGEYKAPKRKNDDGAPSPFLIFIILFVLFVASRFMRFFGGGGGPFGFGGPGGGFFPGGGFGGGGGSSDDGGFSGGGGDFGGGGASDNW; translated from the coding sequence ATGGACGGTCATTCCAAAAATCACTGTTCGCCGGTTGGGCGTTATTTCCCGATGCCGCTCGACCGGCGTTTCCTGCCCGGATGGCTGGCGTTTCTCGCGCTGCTGGCGATCTGCGTTTTTCCGCTGATGGCAAAGGCCGCCGGTGTTCCGGCGCTTGTCGGCAGGGTCAACGATTACGCCGGGATGATTTCGCCGCAGGCTCGCTCGATCATCGACCAGAAGCTCAAGGCGCTCGAAGCCGAGGACGGCACGCAGGTTGCGGTGCTGACTGTGCCTTCGCTCGATGGCCAGCCCATCGAAGAGTTTTCGATCAAGGTGGCCGAGGCGTGGAAGATCGGGCAAAAAGGGAGGGATAACGGCATTCTTTTCATCGTCTCGAAAAATGACCGGGCGATGAGAATCGAGGTTGGCTACGGCCTCGAAGGGCGCCTGACCGATCTTCAGGCGGGCCGGATTACCCGCGATGTCATCAAGCCGGCCTTCAAAAGCGGCGATTACGACAAGGGGTTCATCGATGGCGTCGATGCCATTGTTGCCTCGGTCAAGGGGGAGTACAAAGCGCCGAAAAGGAAAAACGATGATGGTGCGCCCTCTCCATTTCTGATTTTCATCATCCTTTTCGTGCTGTTTGTCGCGTCCCGTTTCATGCGCTTTTTCGGTGGTGGCGGCGGACCTTTCGGCTTTGGCGGGCCGGGCGGCGGCTTTTTCCCCGGCGGCGGTTTCGGCGGGGGAGGCGGCTCGTCCGACGACGGCGGCTTCAGTGGCGGCGGCGGTGATTTTGGCGGCGGCGGAGCGTCGGACAACTGGTAG
- a CDS encoding LemA family protein, giving the protein MIRYISRVFPFLLALVMLSGCGYNTMQQNEEAVNRAWGDLESQLQRRADLVPNLVATVKGAANFEKETLQAVIEARAKATSIQLTPEMLSDPDAMSKFQSAQGELSSSLSRLLVAVERYPELKATQNFRDLQVQLEGTENRISVARQRYNEAVQVFNSSIRVFPNSLTNSLVLKLKPKAYFKADEAARAVPKVSF; this is encoded by the coding sequence ATGATACGATATATTTCAAGAGTATTTCCCTTTCTTCTTGCGCTCGTCATGCTCAGCGGATGTGGTTACAATACGATGCAGCAGAACGAAGAAGCTGTCAATCGCGCATGGGGCGATCTGGAGTCGCAGCTTCAGCGGCGCGCCGATCTGGTGCCGAACCTTGTTGCCACGGTAAAGGGTGCGGCGAATTTCGAAAAGGAGACGCTTCAGGCGGTCATCGAAGCCCGCGCAAAGGCGACCTCCATCCAGCTCACTCCGGAGATGCTCAGCGATCCGGATGCCATGTCGAAGTTCCAGTCCGCCCAGGGCGAGCTCTCTTCCTCGCTGTCGCGGCTTCTGGTTGCCGTCGAGCGCTACCCCGAGCTGAAGGCTACGCAGAATTTCCGGGATTTGCAGGTGCAGCTCGAAGGCACGGAGAACCGCATCAGTGTCGCCCGCCAGCGCTACAACGAGGCGGTGCAGGTCTTCAACTCCTCCATCCGCGTTTTCCCGAACTCCCTGACCAACAGCTTGGTGCTCAAGCTCAAACCCAAGGCCTACTTCAAGGCTGACGAAGCTGCCCGAGCCGTGCCGAAGGTCAGTTTCTGA
- the hypB gene encoding hydrogenase nickel incorporation protein HypB — protein sequence MCDTCGCSGDGGAVLRKPGVKDYHVHVGDDGHHHHHDHQHSHDHGHSHDHAHEHHHDHHHGEARKVQMEQDVLLQNNMLAERNRGWFEARRVLALNFLSSPGSGKTSILEKTIPALLEQCPVTVIEGDQQSTNDADRIDALGVPVIQVNTGTGCHLDAQMVQRAVRELDPPERSLVCIENVGNLVCPALFDLGEAAKVVVISVTEGDDKPLKYPTMFHEADICLLNKTDLLPYVDFDVAKCREYAMQVNHHLEWIEVSAKTGEGFDQWIAWLKTKLAAL from the coding sequence ATGTGCGATACTTGCGGTTGTTCAGGCGATGGCGGAGCGGTGCTGCGCAAGCCGGGCGTCAAAGATTATCATGTCCACGTCGGCGATGACGGCCATCACCATCACCACGACCACCAACACAGTCATGACCACGGACACAGCCACGATCATGCGCATGAGCACCATCACGATCACCACCATGGCGAGGCTCGCAAGGTGCAGATGGAGCAGGATGTGCTGTTGCAAAACAACATGCTTGCCGAGCGCAACCGTGGCTGGTTCGAGGCGCGGCGGGTGCTGGCGCTGAACTTTCTCAGTTCGCCCGGCTCAGGCAAGACCTCGATTCTCGAAAAAACCATCCCGGCGCTGCTGGAGCAGTGCCCCGTGACGGTGATCGAGGGCGACCAGCAGAGCACCAACGACGCCGACCGGATCGACGCGCTCGGCGTGCCGGTGATCCAGGTCAACACCGGCACCGGCTGCCACCTCGACGCGCAGATGGTGCAGCGCGCCGTGCGTGAACTCGATCCGCCGGAGCGCTCGCTCGTCTGCATCGAGAACGTCGGCAACCTGGTCTGCCCGGCGCTTTTCGACCTCGGTGAAGCGGCCAAGGTGGTGGTCATCAGCGTGACCGAGGGGGACGACAAGCCGCTCAAATATCCCACCATGTTCCACGAGGCGGACATCTGCCTGCTCAACAAGACCGACCTGTTGCCGTACGTCGATTTCGACGTGGCCAAATGCCGCGAGTACGCCATGCAGGTCAATCACCATCTCGAATGGATCGAGGTTTCTGCCAAGACCGGCGAGGGCTTCGACCAGTGGATTGCATGGCTGAAAACGAAGCTCGCGGCGCTCTGA
- the hypD gene encoding hydrogenase formation protein HypD — MKFIDEYRDPARARALLDRIRQVARHDWTIMEICGGQTHSILRNGIDQLLPPNVQLVHGPGCPVCVTPLETIERALAIAARPNTILTSFGDMLRVPGNSKDLFMARSEGADVRVVFSPLEALQIARDNPSKEVVFLGVGFETTAPANAMAVHQAAREGLTNFSELVSQVMVPPAMRAMLSSPGNRVQGFLAAGHVCAIMGYEEYEPVAAEFGVPIVPAGFEPVDLLDAILKTVELLEAGRSGVVNAYGRVVSREGNPEARRVMQEVFEVADRPWRGIGVIPASGLVLRPEYKRFDAEKRFDVGHIAPQESPLCRSGEVLQGHLKPSDCPAFGKECTPQTPFGATMVSSEGACAAYYRYHRNSNT; from the coding sequence ATGAAATTCATCGACGAATACCGCGACCCCGCTCGCGCTCGCGCTTTGCTTGACCGCATCCGGCAGGTGGCGCGTCATGACTGGACGATCATGGAAATCTGCGGCGGGCAGACGCATTCGATTTTGCGCAACGGCATCGACCAGCTTTTGCCGCCGAACGTGCAGCTTGTGCATGGGCCGGGGTGTCCGGTGTGCGTGACGCCGCTGGAGACTATCGAGCGGGCGCTGGCGATTGCGGCCAGGCCGAATACGATTCTGACGAGCTTCGGCGACATGCTGCGCGTGCCGGGCAACTCGAAAGACCTGTTCATGGCGCGGAGCGAGGGAGCGGATGTGCGGGTCGTTTTTTCGCCGCTCGAAGCGTTGCAAATCGCGCGCGACAATCCGTCGAAAGAGGTGGTGTTTCTCGGCGTCGGTTTTGAGACCACGGCTCCGGCCAACGCGATGGCCGTGCATCAGGCGGCACGGGAAGGGCTTACGAATTTCAGCGAGCTGGTGAGCCAGGTGATGGTGCCGCCGGCGATGCGCGCAATGCTGTCGTCGCCCGGCAACCGCGTGCAGGGGTTCCTTGCCGCAGGGCACGTCTGCGCCATCATGGGGTACGAGGAGTACGAGCCGGTGGCGGCGGAGTTCGGCGTGCCGATCGTGCCCGCCGGGTTCGAGCCGGTCGATCTGCTCGACGCGATTCTGAAGACGGTCGAGCTCCTCGAAGCTGGCCGGTCGGGCGTGGTGAACGCTTACGGGCGCGTGGTGAGCCGCGAGGGCAATCCAGAGGCGCGGCGGGTGATGCAGGAGGTGTTCGAGGTCGCCGACCGTCCGTGGCGCGGCATCGGCGTCATTCCGGCAAGCGGGCTTGTGCTGCGCCCGGAGTACAAGCGTTTCGACGCCGAAAAGCGCTTCGATGTGGGCCACATCGCCCCGCAGGAGTCGCCCCTGTGCAGGAGCGGCGAGGTGCTGCAAGGCCACCTCAAACCCTCCGACTGCCCGGCCTTCGGCAAAGAATGCACCCCGCAAACCCCGTTCGGCGCAACCATGGTTTCCAGCGAAGGCGCCTGCGCCGCGTATTATCGGTATCACCGCAACAGTAACACTTGA
- a CDS encoding tetratricopeptide repeat protein: MKKLILCVLTAFALLAPATSYCQPPSQKEFSELKKAAEQGDAQAQCMLGLMYELGLGVRQDKRTAKEWYGKACDNGNQKGCDNYRRLNELGY, translated from the coding sequence ATGAAAAAACTGATTCTCTGCGTACTGACAGCATTTGCATTGCTTGCACCAGCGACAAGCTATTGCCAGCCCCCATCGCAGAAAGAGTTTTCTGAATTGAAAAAAGCGGCCGAACAGGGTGATGCTCAAGCACAGTGCATGCTTGGCTTGATGTACGAACTCGGCCTAGGCGTTCGGCAGGACAAGCGCACAGCAAAAGAGTGGTATGGGAAAGCTTGCGATAATGGGAATCAAAAGGGGTGCGATAATTACCGAAGGCTGAATGAACTGGGATACTAA
- a CDS encoding four helix bundle protein has product MNGNGVKELSFGFALRVVKLCRFLEKEKKEYVLSRQLLKSGTAIGALIREAQQAESRADFIHKLSIALKEAHETEYWIDLLYQSQLIEKKGYESIKSTKNRRDNG; this is encoded by the coding sequence ATAAATGGGAACGGAGTGAAGGAGCTTTCATTTGGGTTTGCGCTTCGGGTTGTCAAGCTTTGCCGGTTTCTTGAGAAGGAGAAGAAAGAGTATGTGCTCAGTAGGCAATTGCTCAAATCTGGCACTGCCATCGGCGCTCTGATTCGTGAAGCTCAGCAGGCCGAAAGCAGGGCCGATTTTATTCACAAACTGTCAATTGCACTGAAGGAAGCTCATGAAACCGAGTATTGGATCGATTTGCTCTACCAGTCGCAACTCATTGAAAAGAAAGGATATGAGTCGATCAAATCCACAAAAAATCGTCGTGATAACGGTTGA
- the hypA gene encoding hydrogenase maturation nickel metallochaperone HypA, translating to MHEMSIAMSVVEAVVDKAREEGGGKITGIDLVVGRLAGVEVESLKFCFGAAARGTLAEGAELVIEEPEGRGRCEACGAEFPVTSFYAKCSACGQFRVKIESGRELAVRSFTIE from the coding sequence ATGCACGAAATGTCCATTGCCATGTCGGTCGTCGAGGCCGTGGTTGACAAGGCCCGCGAGGAGGGCGGCGGCAAAATTACCGGTATCGATTTGGTTGTCGGACGGCTGGCTGGCGTGGAGGTCGAGTCGCTGAAATTCTGCTTCGGTGCGGCGGCGCGCGGCACGCTGGCCGAAGGAGCCGAACTGGTGATCGAAGAGCCGGAGGGCCGTGGCCGCTGCGAAGCGTGCGGCGCGGAGTTTCCTGTTACGAGTTTTTACGCGAAGTGTTCAGCGTGCGGGCAGTTCCGGGTGAAGATCGAATCTGGCCGGGAGCTTGCGGTGCGTTCATTCACGATTGAGTGA
- the gcvT gene encoding glycine cleavage system aminomethyltransferase GcvT has translation MKKTALSAWHEAAGAKMIDFGGFLMPVQYTGIIAEHKAVREAAGLFDVSHMGNFYVRGARALEFLQYMTTNDLAKIVDGQAQYTLMLYPDGGIVDDLIIYRVSADTFFLIVNASNCEKDFDWLSSHIGQFEGVALENHTSELSLIALQGPKSFDILARVFPGAGIDKLGSFHFIKLPFEGAEIMVARTGYTGEAGVEICLPNERAVALWSALMEAGKSDGIQPIGLGARDTLRLEMGYSLYGHEIERDVNPLEARLKWVVKLNKPNFIGKQACEQVEINPRKSVVGFSLEGRAIPRQHFKVYNSDKQEIGEVCSGTVSPTLQEPIGTASLLLDYAQPGTPIFVEIRGTMQPGAVRRLPFVHADRP, from the coding sequence ATGAAAAAGACTGCGCTCTCAGCCTGGCATGAAGCTGCCGGTGCGAAAATGATCGATTTCGGCGGATTTCTGATGCCGGTGCAGTACACCGGGATTATCGCCGAGCACAAGGCCGTCCGCGAAGCGGCGGGGCTTTTCGATGTGTCTCACATGGGTAATTTCTACGTCAGGGGAGCGCGGGCGCTGGAGTTCCTTCAGTACATGACCACCAACGATCTCGCAAAAATCGTGGACGGGCAAGCGCAGTACACGCTGATGCTCTATCCCGATGGCGGCATCGTCGATGACCTTATCATCTACCGGGTGAGCGCCGACACCTTTTTCCTCATCGTCAACGCGAGCAACTGCGAAAAGGATTTCGACTGGCTTTCGAGCCATATCGGCCAGTTCGAGGGGGTGGCGCTCGAAAACCACACCAGCGAGCTTTCGCTCATCGCCCTGCAGGGGCCGAAGTCGTTCGATATTCTGGCGCGGGTTTTCCCTGGCGCGGGCATCGACAAGCTCGGTTCGTTCCACTTCATAAAGCTGCCGTTCGAGGGAGCGGAGATCATGGTGGCCCGCACCGGCTACACCGGCGAGGCGGGCGTCGAAATCTGCCTTCCGAACGAAAGGGCGGTTGCGCTCTGGTCGGCGCTGATGGAGGCAGGAAAGAGTGACGGCATCCAGCCGATCGGTCTCGGCGCGCGCGATACGTTGCGGCTGGAGATGGGCTATTCGCTCTACGGCCACGAGATCGAGAGGGATGTCAATCCGCTCGAAGCACGGCTCAAATGGGTGGTGAAGCTGAACAAACCAAACTTCATCGGCAAGCAGGCGTGCGAGCAGGTTGAGATCAATCCACGCAAGAGCGTGGTTGGCTTCAGCCTCGAAGGCCGCGCTATTCCGCGCCAGCACTTCAAGGTCTATAACTCCGACAAGCAGGAGATTGGTGAGGTGTGCAGCGGCACGGTGTCGCCGACCCTTCAGGAGCCGATTGGCACGGCGAGCCTTCTGCTCGACTACGCGCAGCCCGGTACGCCGATCTTCGTTGAAATTCGCGGAACCATGCAACCCGGTGCGGTCAGGCGCCTGCCGTTCGTGCACGCTGACCGTCCATGA